The Nitrospiraceae bacterium genome has a window encoding:
- a CDS encoding DUF2156 domain-containing protein: MAGSPLQIVPSRVCLQCDVCCRFPERDSFLRPYFSAEERSQAIAAGLSADVLPHQGGGQVELVPHPHGEGYLCPAFDPTTAHCRIYESRPLDCRLYPFALMWDAAGKRVLLGWDAKCPYLLDSPPPGLDQAAEQLTRWLEEDTQVDLLARNPRLVGRFQDDIVGMRKLDRVTERLTSLGKFHRSWPLRLQDRDRFESAARLALRGVEQPLAAYSFAYHYMWRRALAYSWREVKERFCLFGHSPDGLFLALPPLGEGPIASSLAEAFRGMKEENQGRPVTRVEHLPAELVAEVRALGYRVTALEPDYVYEAAAMADLSGDAYKSQRAACNRFVREQAGRFERYRSDDRHDCLALFRDWVGQKHAAGADDYGRALLEDAAGAHEEALSEHAALGLIGGVVRVGGRICAYTLGTWLTPAVFCVLIEVADRTVTGLGPFIFREFCRQARADGALWVNTMDDSGLPHLAKSKHLYHPTHLLPNYCVTES, encoded by the coding sequence ATGGCTGGTTCACCGCTGCAAATCGTCCCAAGCCGGGTTTGTCTCCAGTGTGACGTGTGTTGCCGATTTCCCGAGCGGGACAGTTTTCTCCGTCCCTACTTCTCCGCAGAGGAACGATCGCAGGCGATTGCCGCCGGACTCTCAGCCGACGTGCTTCCCCATCAGGGCGGCGGACAGGTGGAATTGGTGCCGCATCCGCATGGAGAGGGATACCTCTGTCCCGCCTTCGATCCGACCACCGCCCACTGCAGGATTTATGAATCGCGTCCGCTCGACTGTCGGCTCTATCCCTTTGCGCTCATGTGGGATGCTGCCGGTAAGCGGGTCCTGTTGGGGTGGGATGCGAAGTGCCCGTACCTGCTGGACTCACCGCCTCCCGGGTTGGATCAAGCAGCGGAGCAATTGACCCGCTGGCTCGAAGAGGACACGCAGGTGGACCTGTTGGCGCGGAACCCTCGATTAGTTGGGAGATTTCAGGACGATATCGTCGGAATGCGAAAGCTTGATCGGGTGACGGAGCGATTGACCTCGCTTGGGAAATTCCACCGGTCTTGGCCCCTTCGGTTGCAGGATCGCGACCGCTTTGAGTCGGCCGCTCGACTTGCCTTGCGGGGCGTCGAGCAGCCACTTGCCGCCTATTCCTTTGCCTACCATTATATGTGGCGTCGAGCACTGGCCTATTCCTGGCGCGAGGTGAAGGAGCGGTTCTGTCTCTTTGGACATTCTCCTGACGGTCTGTTCCTCGCCCTGCCTCCTCTCGGGGAAGGGCCGATCGCGTCCTCGCTGGCTGAGGCTTTTCGAGGGATGAAGGAGGAGAACCAGGGTCGACCAGTGACACGGGTGGAACATCTCCCTGCGGAATTGGTTGCCGAGGTGCGCGCGCTGGGCTATCGCGTCACGGCGCTGGAGCCGGATTATGTGTACGAGGCGGCGGCGATGGCGGATTTATCCGGCGACGCCTACAAATCGCAGCGAGCAGCCTGCAATCGGTTTGTACGTGAGCAGGCCGGCCGCTTCGAGCGCTATCGATCCGACGATCGCCACGATTGTCTTGCGCTGTTCCGAGACTGGGTCGGACAAAAACATGCAGCTGGCGCCGACGACTACGGGCGCGCGCTCCTGGAGGATGCGGCGGGGGCCCATGAGGAAGCTCTGTCGGAACATGCTGCGCTTGGCTTGATCGGGGGTGTCGTGCGTGTCGGCGGCCGGATTTGCGCGTATACGCTCGGGACGTGGCTCACGCCGGCCGTGTTTTGCGTGCTGATCGAAGTAGCCGATCGGACGGTGACCGGTCTCGGTCCGTTCATATTTCGTGAATTCTGTCGCCAGGCGCGCGCGGATGGGGCACTCTGGGTGAATACGATGGATGACTCGGGGCTTCCGCATCTTGCCAAGTCTAAGCATTTGTATCATCCTACGCACCTTCTGCCCAATTATTGCGTGACGGAGTCGTGA
- a CDS encoding diguanylate cyclase: MGVPDQPDSPQYDPQALLNAQPVSLIIIEPASYRVLYQNSASQARFGRMIDRTCHQEIAGCATPCAYCKAPAALQTGHTTSNEVQLRNGTWVLIQWSCVPTGDGQVHLAESITDITALKQEQARTNSLNIQLQEANRQLTHLNEQLRDKSVRDGLTGLYNHSYFQESIAQLAATAERTNSPLSLIFIDLDNFKEINDRYGHKAGDEVLRGMGWLLDSRQTLEPGAHIGRSSDVPARYGGDEFAIILPNTPIDGAVILAERLFRRIATLMLLPEFSTLTDAAFSLTASIGVAGLPLHAKSPGELIIAADRAVYAAKAAGRNCVRVCAEASERTAPSSRT; encoded by the coding sequence ATGGGCGTGCCCGACCAGCCTGATTCCCCACAGTACGATCCGCAGGCGCTACTGAATGCCCAGCCGGTCAGCCTCATCATCATTGAACCGGCCAGCTATCGGGTGCTCTATCAAAATTCCGCCTCGCAAGCTCGGTTCGGCCGGATGATCGACCGGACGTGCCACCAGGAAATCGCCGGCTGCGCCACCCCCTGCGCCTACTGCAAGGCTCCTGCAGCGCTTCAGACGGGACACACAACCTCCAACGAAGTGCAATTGCGCAACGGCACCTGGGTGCTCATCCAATGGAGCTGCGTGCCGACCGGCGATGGGCAGGTGCACCTGGCCGAATCCATCACGGACATTACCGCCCTGAAACAGGAACAGGCTCGGACCAATTCGCTCAACATCCAACTGCAAGAAGCCAATCGACAATTGACACACCTGAACGAGCAACTCAGGGATAAGTCCGTTCGCGACGGACTCACCGGCCTGTACAACCATAGCTACTTCCAAGAATCGATTGCGCAGCTGGCGGCGACCGCGGAACGCACGAACAGCCCGCTCTCGTTGATCTTCATCGATTTGGACAACTTCAAAGAGATCAACGACCGCTATGGCCACAAGGCCGGCGACGAGGTGTTGCGGGGCATGGGGTGGCTGCTTGACAGCCGTCAAACCTTGGAGCCGGGCGCGCATATCGGGCGGTCGTCCGACGTCCCGGCTCGTTACGGCGGAGACGAATTCGCGATCATCCTGCCCAACACGCCGATCGATGGCGCCGTGATCCTGGCGGAGCGGTTGTTCCGCCGCATCGCCACCTTGATGCTGCTCCCGGAGTTTTCGACGTTGACCGACGCTGCGTTTTCGCTGACGGCAAGCATCGGCGTCGCCGGCCTGCCGCTTCACGCGAAGTCGCCCGGCGAGTTGATCATCGCCGCCGACCGGGCGGTCTATGCCGCCAAAGCCGCAGGACGGAATTGCGTGCGCGTCTGCGCCGAAGCGTCCGAACGAACAGCCCCGTCGTCCCGCACCTGA
- a CDS encoding glutathione S-transferase N-terminal domain-containing protein: MALTLYHVEWCPDCAVVRDRLEELNLTYEGIIVPDFRPMRKLVHEVSGQYYVPVLKDGDTILTETHDILAHLDTHYAKADS, from the coding sequence ATGGCTTTGACGCTCTATCATGTCGAATGGTGCCCCGATTGTGCCGTCGTGCGCGATCGGCTCGAAGAATTGAACCTCACCTATGAAGGCATCATCGTGCCGGACTTCCGTCCCATGCGGAAACTGGTGCACGAAGTTTCCGGCCAATACTATGTGCCCGTGCTGAAAGACGGCGATACGATCCTGACGGAAACCCACGACATTCTTGCCCACCTGGATACCCACTACGCCAAGGCAGACTCGTGA
- a CDS encoding 2'-deoxycytidine 5'-triphosphate deaminase translates to MTRARSGQGILPYQQITQLIAKGAIKADPPVESRQIQPASLDLRLGAKAYRLISSFLPELSAISSRLNVLDFYQSDLVMYEMDLTKGAILEKGHVYLVPLLETLNLPATVRARANPKSTTGRLDVFTRIVTDLTSGFDEIRAGYRGPLFLEVVPRSFAIKVQTGYCLNQIRFVRGDAAVADGALQKVHTGAPLLYHNSAPPRPVAAKDFRTDRGLFLRINLTGGDRKDGVIGYRAKKNSHVIDLSKIGHYAAQDFWEPLKPQRHDSLLLEPEEFYILASKERIRVPPGYAAEMVAYEAACGELRTHYAGFFDPGFGYGAGELRGTQVVLEVRPHDVPFLIHDGQTFFKVVYDRMLDVPTQVYGSGLGSSYQRQALTLSKHFKA, encoded by the coding sequence GTGACACGCGCACGCAGCGGGCAGGGCATTCTGCCCTACCAGCAGATCACGCAATTGATCGCGAAGGGCGCCATCAAGGCCGACCCTCCCGTCGAAAGTCGGCAAATCCAACCAGCCAGCCTCGACCTTCGGTTGGGTGCCAAAGCGTACCGGCTCATCAGCAGCTTTCTCCCGGAACTCTCCGCCATCAGCAGCCGCCTGAACGTGCTCGATTTCTACCAGTCCGACCTCGTCATGTACGAGATGGATCTGACGAAGGGGGCCATCCTCGAGAAGGGCCACGTCTATTTGGTTCCGCTGCTTGAAACCTTGAACCTTCCCGCAACCGTTCGCGCACGGGCCAACCCCAAGAGCACGACGGGACGGCTGGATGTGTTTACCCGAATCGTGACCGACCTGACCTCGGGGTTCGACGAAATCCGTGCCGGCTATCGCGGCCCCCTCTTCTTGGAAGTGGTGCCCCGCTCGTTTGCCATCAAGGTGCAGACCGGCTATTGCCTGAACCAAATTCGATTCGTGCGCGGCGATGCCGCGGTGGCGGATGGCGCACTGCAAAAGGTCCATACCGGCGCGCCGTTGCTGTACCACAACAGCGCACCCCCGAGGCCTGTCGCGGCCAAGGACTTTCGAACCGACCGCGGACTGTTCCTCCGAATCAATTTAACCGGCGGGGACCGGAAGGACGGGGTCATCGGTTATCGGGCCAAGAAAAACAGCCACGTCATCGACCTCTCCAAGATCGGCCATTACGCCGCACAGGATTTTTGGGAGCCCTTGAAGCCGCAGCGGCACGACAGCCTCTTGCTCGAACCGGAAGAGTTCTACATCCTGGCCTCGAAAGAGCGGATTCGCGTGCCGCCGGGATACGCCGCCGAAATGGTGGCCTACGAAGCCGCCTGCGGCGAACTGCGCACACACTATGCGGGCTTCTTCGATCCGGGCTTCGGCTACGGGGCCGGGGAACTGCGCGGCACCCAGGTCGTGCTCGAAGTTCGGCCGCACGATGTCCCCTTTCTCATTCACGACGGACAAACCTTCTTCAAAGTCGTGTATGATCGTATGCTGGATGTCCCGACGCAGGTCTATGGATCCGGCCTGGGCTCTTCATACCAACGGCAGGCCCTCACCCTAAGCAAACATTTCAAGGCATAA
- a CDS encoding TIGR04283 family arsenosugar biosynthesis glycosyltransferase has product MTITVIIPALNEERVIGRTLSHTGRLGFDAITVVDGGSTDRTREIVESAMVPAGERIRLLTAPQGRARQLNAGAASADSEVLLFLHADTRLPENARDVVEKTFGDRACVGGRFDVRFDTDTPIARTVARFMNLRSRLSGISTGDQALFVRRRVFEELGRFADIPLMEDIEFSRRLKRAGTVAALRDQVVTAYRRWQTQGPIRTILLMWTLRLLYWLGVNPFTLHKMYQVVR; this is encoded by the coding sequence ATGACGATCACAGTCATCATCCCAGCGCTCAATGAAGAACGAGTCATCGGCCGCACGCTCTCGCACACGGGGCGGCTGGGATTCGATGCGATTACCGTCGTCGATGGGGGCAGCACCGACCGGACGCGCGAGATAGTCGAATCAGCCATGGTGCCGGCCGGCGAGAGGATTCGTCTCCTGACGGCCCCCCAAGGCCGGGCCAGACAATTGAACGCCGGGGCTGCGTCCGCCGATTCCGAGGTCCTCCTGTTCCTGCATGCGGACACGCGGCTTCCGGAGAACGCCCGCGACGTCGTCGAAAAAACCTTCGGCGACCGTGCCTGCGTCGGCGGCCGCTTCGACGTCCGATTCGATACGGACACCCCGATCGCCCGCACCGTCGCCCGCTTCATGAACCTACGCTCCAGGCTCAGCGGGATTTCCACGGGAGATCAGGCTCTGTTCGTACGCCGCCGGGTGTTTGAGGAACTCGGGCGGTTTGCGGACATTCCGCTGATGGAAGATATCGAGTTCTCGCGCCGCCTCAAGCGGGCCGGCACCGTGGCTGCGCTGCGTGACCAAGTCGTCACGGCCTACCGCCGCTGGCAAACCCAAGGCCCGATCCGGACCATTCTCTTGATGTGGACGCTCCGACTCCTGTACTGGCTGGGCGTCAATCCCTTCACCCTTCACAAAATGTATCAGGTAGTTCGCTGA